In uncultured Desulfobacter sp., one DNA window encodes the following:
- a CDS encoding 2-oxoacid:acceptor oxidoreductase family protein, with protein sequence MESTGMVFTASGGQGVITTAIILARSATIFEGKNAIQSQSYGAAARGGATRADILISDGNLYYPKVEEADVFVALMQEGYDKYVNVIKPGGLMIIDPRYVTPGNVNAKILSLPMYDTVVKELGKPIVYSVCVVGALIGATGICKPESAISVIKDAMPPAFFDLNTQALELGIKLGKEAA encoded by the coding sequence ATGGAATCAACAGGAATGGTTTTTACAGCTTCTGGCGGACAAGGGGTTATCACTACAGCCATTATCCTTGCCAGATCAGCTACAATCTTTGAGGGCAAAAACGCTATTCAGTCCCAGAGCTACGGCGCTGCGGCCCGTGGCGGCGCTACCCGTGCCGACATTTTAATTTCAGACGGCAATCTTTATTACCCCAAAGTTGAAGAGGCTGACGTTTTTGTCGCCCTGATGCAGGAAGGCTATGATAAATATGTCAACGTGATTAAACCGGGTGGTCTTATGATAATTGACCCAAGATATGTTACCCCCGGCAATGTCAATGCAAAGATCCTATCGTTGCCCATGTATGACACAGTTGTTAAAGAACTCGGAAAACCGATTGTTTACAGTGTCTGTGTCGTTGGCGCTCTGATCGGTGCAACAGGCATCTGTAAACCCGAATCAGCGATCAGTGTTATCAAGGATGCCATGCCTCCGGCTTTCTTTGACCTGAACACGCAGGCTCTGGAACTTGGTATTAAACTAGGAAAAGAGGCTGCTTAA
- a CDS encoding response regulator, which translates to MNDKKAFTSGCKILLAEDDKMNQVVVTGLIKMLNLGRVEIANNGKEAVKKYSAHRFDLILMDGEMPEMNGIDAACAIRTIEKDKGLSRTPIIALTAHTSQEDKTLFFNSGMDEFLEKPLNPDALAQAVQNVIRQERFEAKPEDIRDFERTLDVQELKRIMGGEKSLLDQCLQAFEADYPQIVSKMTVCIEQNEYDGLKEDAHRLKGMLKYLAAHNAANLAEKLELLGDAGNVTSADLIVQVRALDDECLKIIYRIKQVLAGDFF; encoded by the coding sequence ATGAATGATAAAAAGGCGTTTACAAGCGGATGTAAGATTTTATTGGCCGAAGATGATAAAATGAATCAGGTGGTTGTCACAGGCCTGATTAAAATGTTGAATCTAGGGCGGGTTGAAATTGCGAATAACGGTAAAGAGGCAGTAAAAAAGTATAGCGCCCATCGTTTTGATCTTATTTTAATGGATGGAGAGATGCCGGAAATGAACGGCATTGATGCCGCTTGTGCCATTAGAACTATTGAAAAGGATAAGGGGCTGTCACGAACACCGATCATTGCGCTGACGGCCCATACTTCACAGGAGGACAAGACCCTTTTTTTTAATAGCGGTATGGATGAATTTTTGGAAAAGCCCCTTAATCCTGATGCGCTGGCCCAAGCCGTTCAAAACGTTATCCGGCAGGAACGTTTTGAGGCAAAGCCTGAAGATATCCGGGATTTTGAACGCACCCTGGATGTTCAGGAACTAAAACGGATCATGGGGGGCGAAAAATCTCTTTTAGATCAATGCCTGCAGGCCTTTGAAGCCGACTATCCACAGATCGTGTCAAAGATGACTGTTTGCATAGAACAAAATGAGTATGATGGATTAAAAGAAGATGCACATCGTTTAAAGGGAATGCTGAAATATTTAGCCGCACACAATGCCGCCAATTTGGCAGAGAAACTCGAATTACTCGGAGATGCCGGAAACGTGACAAGCGCCGATCTTATTGTTCAAGTACGGGCTTTAGATGATGAGTGTCTGAAAATCATATACAGAATCAAGCAGGTATTGGCGGGAGATTTTTTCTGA
- a CDS encoding response regulator, whose amino-acid sequence MKSNSVFGIKYCMQFSLTHLFFSILISCFILFSLVFAQVSAASDVGDAQPVKIKRILILHSYHKGFSWTDNIEEGIRTVLDGFPVEIFNEYPDSKRRPPAGAGVHMLEYLNWKYKTLPIDLLIITGTTPTIAAVQKEVEAALKDDNLGFVPVWLHGLSTVELQQNLAAISPDDAVLLVLFNRDKDDVYYSNEAAAELIDRATSAPVYGMWDFYLDHGIVGGMLASSRDQGQTAGKLALEILQQKKIPSVITNSPNVPIFLWDKLRSFGLNPDFLPQDVQIHNWPEPKSWHVAIAAGLGLLLLALAGHSLIRLFSKTDPTFTRSMPDVFRSNLRQALILLSIVLVTGLAVQSWFVAKNEMAQIRQSIFNERKNLIKTMVNRALAHIDYERYLLAQKGVSIEGIKKQILKGLETYVYAQGEGYIFICTNKGRVLLNPIQPELIGKDLWEATDPNGIKVVQSLVAAACRAGGGFVQYEWNKPSLGRGAQKISFARKFNDWGWVIGSGLYLDDIENNIQSFGRQLRNQFIVELLIIFSLTLGVIFLLKLASRRLIATVDKELFKLQRAIAEHDVNADDYSFHEFQAIAAMADESFKELARTQASLVDAESRQREILEQLDAGVVIISRADLVIRYVNPAAAKLIGTDQERIIGHECMQYICSAAKGSCPITDLGQTMDNSRRMLLSKAGREIPIIKTVRAFTYNGQPALLETFVDITEQQKAEDALRAERDLFAAGPVITISWNPESHWPVTFVSKNASQILGYTPEQMMDSSFRYSELIHPDDLTQLLSEVTGYIEDGTLHFEQTYRLRTQSGDYRWFYDFTRLLRNDAGNVVQIHGYMFDQTDYVNAQMQISKDRERLANVIRGTDVGTWEWNIQTGETVFNERWAQICGYTLGELSPVSIDTWMQLEHPDDLKKSERHLKRHFAGTLEIYDIECRMKHKDGHWVWVQDKGRVISRTDDGRPLMMFGTHTDITERKQAQNKLMTVNEDLKKQTTLATRMAAKAEMATRAKSEFLANMSHEIRTPMNGIIGMTGLLLDTNLSEEQHLYTSNVKASADALLILINDILDFSKIEAGKLDMEFLDFELLTFMDDFAQMMALKAQEKDLELICGVSPEVPGLLQGDPGRLRQILTNLTGNAVKFTKSGEVVIEANVEHETQEEVLIYFSVRDTGVGIPPDQQDHLFEQFIQLDASITRKYGGTGLGLAISKKLVQMMDGDIGVISPVSEIGPSKSRRPGCLFWFTAKFKKQSISENGHHQKRMSDVLKDVRILIVDDNPSHRKILMGQLTGMGANVSDAADAKAALEKIQSTAQQNVFYDLVILDTQMPDMSGDALGLAIKKEPYGADLKLVMLVPIGRRGDAQYFESNGVSAYLTKPLRYSELGDTLASVLLGESAGKKENSRSRHSDDETKQANVRILLAEDNLTNQIVAKGLLGKFGYCVDAVANGIEAIKALEKIPYDLVLMDLQMPELDGLEATRMIRNTASGVIHPEIPIIAMTANAMAGDREKCLNAGMNDYISKPVDPIILAEKIEKWLNRTQARNPERPSVDEEKRDQKTNERQAPDTFNPETLMANLMEDKQLAASAISVFLEDMPAQLDILTELINQGRAQKSGAQAHKIKGASGYVAAGVFQKTALKMEHAGKAGDLKRLEQFLPEIGEQFSLLKRDLEDYSARLTASDY is encoded by the coding sequence ATGAAATCTAACTCCGTATTTGGCATAAAATATTGCATGCAATTTTCATTGACGCATCTCTTTTTCAGCATTTTGATTTCCTGCTTTATTTTGTTTTCATTGGTTTTTGCCCAGGTTTCAGCAGCCTCTGATGTGGGCGATGCCCAGCCGGTTAAAATAAAACGTATATTAATACTGCATTCTTACCACAAAGGATTTTCCTGGACCGATAATATCGAGGAAGGTATTAGAACGGTTCTGGATGGTTTTCCTGTTGAAATTTTCAATGAGTACCCGGACAGCAAGCGCCGGCCGCCGGCAGGGGCAGGTGTCCACATGCTTGAGTATCTGAACTGGAAATACAAAACCCTTCCCATTGATCTGTTGATTATTACCGGAACAACGCCCACTATCGCGGCCGTCCAAAAAGAGGTTGAAGCGGCTTTAAAAGACGACAATTTGGGCTTTGTACCGGTGTGGCTTCATGGATTGTCCACGGTTGAACTTCAGCAGAACCTGGCAGCGATTTCCCCGGATGATGCCGTTTTACTGGTGCTTTTCAACCGGGATAAAGATGATGTGTACTATAGTAATGAGGCGGCAGCAGAGCTGATCGACCGCGCAACATCGGCACCCGTTTACGGTATGTGGGATTTTTACCTGGACCACGGCATTGTCGGGGGAATGCTGGCAAGTTCCCGGGACCAGGGACAAACAGCCGGAAAACTTGCCCTTGAGATACTGCAGCAAAAAAAGATACCCTCTGTGATCACAAACAGTCCAAATGTCCCGATTTTTTTGTGGGATAAGCTTCGTTCCTTTGGTTTAAATCCGGATTTTCTCCCACAGGATGTCCAAATCCACAATTGGCCGGAGCCGAAATCATGGCACGTTGCCATTGCCGCCGGGCTGGGGCTTTTGCTTTTGGCACTGGCAGGGCACAGCCTGATCCGGCTGTTTTCAAAAACAGACCCTACTTTTACCAGATCCATGCCGGACGTCTTTCGCAGCAATTTGCGTCAGGCCCTTATTCTTCTGAGTATTGTTTTGGTGACAGGCCTGGCGGTTCAATCCTGGTTTGTGGCTAAAAATGAAATGGCCCAGATACGTCAGAGCATTTTTAACGAAAGAAAAAATTTAATCAAGACCATGGTTAATCGGGCTTTGGCTCATATTGACTATGAGCGCTATCTTCTGGCTCAAAAAGGTGTCTCAATTGAAGGCATTAAAAAACAAATATTAAAAGGTCTGGAAACCTATGTTTATGCCCAAGGGGAGGGGTATATTTTTATCTGCACGAATAAGGGACGTGTACTGCTTAACCCGATTCAGCCGGAATTGATCGGTAAAGACCTCTGGGAAGCCACGGATCCCAACGGCATAAAAGTCGTACAGAGTTTGGTTGCCGCGGCCTGTCGAGCCGGAGGGGGATTTGTTCAATATGAATGGAATAAGCCGTCTCTTGGTCGTGGGGCCCAAAAAATTTCGTTTGCACGCAAATTCAATGACTGGGGCTGGGTGATTGGCAGCGGCCTGTACCTGGATGATATTGAAAATAATATACAATCCTTTGGAAGACAGCTGCGCAACCAATTTATTGTAGAGCTTTTAATTATCTTCAGCCTGACATTAGGCGTGATTTTTCTTTTGAAACTGGCCTCCCGCCGTTTGATTGCAACTGTTGATAAAGAGCTTTTCAAGCTCCAAAGAGCCATTGCAGAGCATGATGTCAACGCGGATGATTATTCTTTTCATGAATTTCAAGCCATCGCGGCTATGGCCGATGAGAGCTTTAAAGAGCTGGCCCGGACCCAGGCATCTTTGGTGGACGCCGAATCCCGGCAGCGGGAAATCCTTGAGCAGCTGGATGCCGGTGTGGTCATTATTAGTCGGGCGGATCTTGTGATTCGTTATGTTAACCCCGCCGCTGCAAAGCTTATCGGTACGGATCAGGAGAGGATCATCGGCCATGAATGCATGCAGTATATCTGTTCGGCGGCAAAAGGAAGTTGCCCGATTACGGACCTTGGGCAGACCATGGACAACAGCCGGCGGATGCTTTTAAGTAAAGCCGGTAGGGAAATCCCAATTATTAAAACCGTCCGGGCGTTTACCTACAACGGGCAGCCGGCTCTTTTGGAAACATTTGTGGATATCACAGAGCAGCAAAAAGCGGAAGATGCCCTTCGAGCAGAACGAGATCTATTTGCGGCAGGCCCTGTGATCACCATTTCCTGGAATCCTGAAAGTCACTGGCCTGTGACCTTTGTGTCCAAAAATGCTAGTCAGATATTAGGGTACACGCCCGAGCAGATGATGGACAGCTCTTTTAGATATTCAGAACTGATACACCCGGATGACCTGACCCAGTTGTTATCTGAAGTAACTGGATATATTGAAGACGGAACCTTGCATTTTGAGCAGACTTACAGGCTTCGTACCCAGAGCGGCGACTACCGATGGTTTTATGATTTTACCCGCCTGCTGCGTAACGATGCCGGTAATGTTGTTCAAATTCACGGTTATATGTTCGACCAGACCGATTATGTAAATGCGCAGATGCAGATCTCTAAAGATCGTGAACGCCTGGCCAACGTGATCAGGGGTACGGATGTCGGCACCTGGGAATGGAATATACAGACCGGTGAAACCGTATTTAACGAACGATGGGCCCAAATCTGCGGTTATACCCTTGGGGAGTTGTCGCCGGTTTCCATTGACACCTGGATGCAGCTTGAGCATCCGGATGATTTAAAAAAGTCAGAACGCCATTTAAAGCGGCATTTTGCAGGTACCCTGGAAATTTATGATATTGAATGTCGGATGAAGCATAAGGATGGGCACTGGGTCTGGGTGCAGGATAAAGGCAGAGTGATTTCCCGGACTGACGATGGTAGGCCGTTGATGATGTTCGGTACTCATACGGATATCACCGAGCGTAAACAGGCCCAAAACAAATTAATGACCGTCAATGAAGATTTGAAAAAACAGACAACTCTGGCCACCCGGATGGCGGCTAAAGCTGAGATGGCCACCCGGGCAAAAAGCGAATTTTTGGCCAATATGAGTCATGAAATCCGAACACCCATGAACGGTATCATTGGTATGACAGGGCTGCTGCTGGATACGAATCTCTCCGAGGAACAACATCTTTATACCAGCAATGTTAAAGCCAGTGCCGATGCGCTTTTGATTTTGATCAACGATATACTGGATTTTTCCAAAATAGAGGCAGGCAAACTGGACATGGAATTTTTGGATTTTGAATTGCTGACCTTTATGGATGATTTTGCCCAGATGATGGCTTTGAAGGCCCAGGAAAAAGATCTGGAATTGATTTGCGGGGTATCTCCCGAGGTTCCGGGATTGCTTCAGGGCGATCCGGGCAGGCTGCGCCAAATTTTGACCAATTTGACAGGTAATGCCGTTAAGTTTACCAAGTCCGGCGAGGTGGTGATAGAGGCGAATGTCGAGCATGAAACCCAAGAAGAGGTTCTTATTTATTTTTCCGTAAGGGATACGGGGGTGGGTATCCCCCCGGATCAACAGGATCATTTGTTTGAACAGTTTATCCAGTTGGATGCTTCCATTACACGTAAATACGGCGGTACTGGGTTGGGGCTTGCCATTTCTAAAAAATTGGTTCAAATGATGGACGGAGATATCGGCGTTATTTCGCCGGTTTCCGAAATCGGTCCATCAAAAAGCCGTCGGCCAGGCTGCCTGTTTTGGTTTACGGCAAAATTTAAAAAGCAGTCCATATCTGAAAATGGCCATCATCAGAAAAGGATGTCGGATGTCCTGAAAGATGTTCGTATTTTAATTGTGGACGATAACCCAAGTCATCGAAAAATACTAATGGGGCAATTGACCGGCATGGGAGCAAACGTGTCTGACGCGGCAGATGCCAAAGCCGCTTTGGAAAAAATACAAAGCACGGCCCAACAAAATGTGTTTTATGATCTTGTGATACTGGACACGCAGATGCCTGATATGAGCGGGGACGCGCTTGGTTTGGCCATTAAAAAGGAACCCTATGGGGCAGATCTTAAATTGGTGATGCTGGTGCCTATAGGCCGACGCGGAGATGCACAGTATTTTGAATCCAATGGGGTTTCAGCTTACCTTACCAAACCATTGCGGTACTCGGAACTTGGAGATACCCTGGCGAGTGTTCTTTTGGGGGAATCGGCCGGTAAAAAAGAAAATAGCCGGAGCCGACATTCAGATGATGAAACCAAGCAGGCCAATGTGAGGATTCTTCTGGCAGAAGACAATCTCACAAACCAAATCGTGGCCAAAGGCCTTCTGGGTAAGTTCGGATATTGTGTGGATGCAGTGGCAAACGGCATTGAGGCGATCAAGGCCCTTGAAAAAATTCCATATGATTTGGTGCTGATGGATTTGCAGATGCCGGAGCTGGACGGACTTGAGGCCACCCGGATGATCCGAAATACGGCATCCGGCGTTATTCATCCGGAAATCCCGATCATTGCCATGACGGCCAATGCCATGGCCGGAGACCGGGAAAAATGCCTGAACGCAGGCATGAATGATTATATCAGCAAACCGGTAGATCCGATTATTCTGGCCGAAAAAATTGAAAAGTGGCTCAATCGCACCCAGGCCCGTAACCCGGAACGGCCCTCGGTGGATGAGGAAAAAAGGGATCAGAAAACAAATGAGAGACAGGCGCCGGATACGTTCAATCCGGAGACCTTGATGGCCAATCTTATGGAAGACAAACAGCTCGCCGCATCGGCCATCAGCGTTTTCCTTGAGGACATGCCGGCACAACTTGATATTTTGACGGAATTGATCAACCAGGGCCGGGCCCAAAAAAGCGGTGCACAGGCCCATAAAATAAAAGGCGCATCCGGTTATGTGGCGGCAGGCGTTTTTCAGAAAACCGCTCTCAAAATGGAACACGCGGGCAAAGCCGGGGATTTAAAGCGCCTTGAGCAGTTTTTGCCGGAGATCGGTGAGCAGTTTTCCTTACTTAAGCGTGATCTGGAAGATTATTCTGCGCGTTTAACGGCATCCGATTATTGA
- a CDS encoding FUSC family protein, translated as MQPSKRVRLSKEFTFSSQIFRHALRAAVAITLAVGIVKQTTLYHALWVPITVLVIMRPSLGGTLHISWKRLAGTAAGAAAGVLIAFLELPLAAISILAFALLFLIFYFKGRNYLVFIAFLTADLVIVLSAAFPHPWQSGAERMLDTFLGIGIGIGVSFVVWPNFARKTLRHAVGDLIAAQHRHFSRLRKAYFSEIPDSVQLLSGRLQARESLDNCTQKCTDAAIEPGLIPGQRQELLNLVDLFAKLHRILIALSSIVAHSTGVFKGQIEPDFNRLMDTVENQFSQLETYARTAENSLSPHAFNDAFSRFMAQLGAMRKNGEFDRFPLDARNNSSSFILQIRQIGDGLDQVYAGLKNLRTPQ; from the coding sequence ATGCAGCCTAGTAAACGGGTCAGACTGTCCAAAGAATTTACCTTTTCCTCCCAGATCTTCCGGCACGCCCTGAGGGCCGCTGTTGCCATAACTTTAGCCGTGGGCATAGTCAAGCAGACAACCCTTTACCATGCGCTGTGGGTGCCGATAACCGTATTGGTAATCATGCGTCCCTCTTTGGGCGGCACCCTGCACATCAGCTGGAAACGGCTGGCCGGCACGGCTGCAGGGGCAGCTGCGGGTGTCCTTATCGCTTTTCTGGAGCTGCCGCTTGCTGCTATAAGCATTCTTGCCTTTGCGTTGCTGTTTTTAATTTTCTACTTCAAAGGGCGAAATTATCTTGTTTTTATCGCATTCCTGACTGCTGATCTGGTGATCGTTCTGAGCGCAGCCTTTCCTCACCCGTGGCAAAGCGGGGCCGAACGTATGCTTGACACGTTTTTAGGCATCGGCATCGGCATCGGGGTCTCTTTTGTGGTGTGGCCGAACTTTGCCAGAAAGACGCTGCGACATGCCGTGGGCGATCTGATCGCGGCCCAGCACCGCCATTTCAGTCGGCTTCGAAAGGCCTATTTCAGTGAAATCCCGGATTCCGTCCAACTTCTTTCCGGACGACTTCAGGCCCGGGAAAGTCTGGATAACTGCACCCAGAAATGCACGGATGCAGCCATAGAGCCCGGGCTCATCCCTGGACAGCGACAGGAACTGCTTAACCTGGTGGATCTTTTCGCCAAACTCCACAGGATCTTGATTGCCCTATCTTCCATTGTCGCCCATTCCACAGGGGTATTTAAAGGTCAGATAGAGCCTGATTTTAACAGATTGATGGATACGGTAGAGAATCAATTTTCACAATTGGAAACCTATGCCCGCACTGCTGAAAATTCTTTGTCGCCCCATGCTTTCAACGACGCTTTCAGTCGGTTTATGGCCCAGCTGGGCGCCATGCGCAAAAACGGTGAATTTGATCGATTTCCTCTGGATGCCCGGAACAACTCATCTTCTTTTATCCTGCAGATCCGTCAAATTGGAGATGGACTTGATCAGGTGTATGCCGGGCTGAAAAACCTCAGGACGCCCCAATGA
- a CDS encoding response regulator → MNRMLIVDDEEIGRTVMEEIFSKYGPSVSVSSGTDALQVYQKGIEKGKPFDLVLLDISLKDISGMEVLKKIKTIDAGLKEHKSMVIMVTSHGEKDIVIGCIKSGCKAYFIKPLKQDAVDKKMAELGFSPAQ, encoded by the coding sequence ATGAATAGAATGCTCATCGTTGATGATGAAGAAATCGGCAGAACCGTAATGGAGGAGATTTTCAGTAAGTACGGTCCATCTGTCTCGGTCTCTTCCGGTACTGATGCGCTGCAAGTCTATCAAAAAGGCATTGAAAAAGGAAAACCCTTTGATCTGGTTTTGCTGGATATCTCTCTTAAAGATATCAGCGGGATGGAGGTCTTAAAAAAAATTAAAACCATTGATGCCGGACTCAAAGAACACAAATCCATGGTCATTATGGTTACCTCCCATGGTGAAAAAGACATCGTCATCGGTTGTATCAAATCTGGGTGTAAAGCCTATTTCATAAAACCATTAAAGCAGGATGCGGTGGATAAGAAAATGGCCGAATTGGGATTCTCCCCTGCCCAATAA
- a CDS encoding HDOD domain-containing protein has protein sequence MKSSGYHNKAKLYLDKFTALKTVPPVAARLMKMIEEDTSSLEEFETVIRVDPTLVLRILKLINSSYFSLRTKIKSISEAVAYIGMDNLRNMIVLDAVKNLFLKDSTTTEFSRKKLWAHCAVTSICCNMVAERIFVQKGEDDFLCGILHDIGLIVEDQVAPEKFKSFCRTFEPENQKLIDHERMTMGTDHTIIGSLLTEQWGLKPDLCQGIKCHHDIMNHVEPDSHNGILQISEYLASMFGYMAYPETQQKLKSPPLLFHIKKNIMGYRAIIDDLPQEITRVKEIYSLGDDDTDELI, from the coding sequence ATGAAATCATCCGGTTATCATAATAAGGCCAAACTATATCTGGATAAATTTACAGCGCTGAAAACGGTGCCGCCTGTTGCGGCCCGCCTGATGAAGATGATCGAAGAAGATACCTCTTCCCTTGAAGAATTTGAAACGGTTATCCGGGTTGACCCGACATTGGTCTTACGAATTTTAAAGCTGATCAACTCTTCCTACTTTTCCCTGAGGACAAAAATCAAAAGCATATCCGAAGCGGTTGCCTACATCGGGATGGACAACCTAAGAAACATGATTGTTCTCGACGCAGTGAAAAATCTTTTTTTAAAAGATTCAACGACCACAGAATTTTCCAGAAAAAAATTGTGGGCCCATTGTGCCGTGACAAGCATTTGCTGCAATATGGTTGCCGAACGAATTTTTGTTCAAAAAGGGGAGGATGACTTTCTATGCGGTATTCTCCACGATATCGGCCTGATCGTTGAGGATCAGGTGGCCCCGGAAAAATTCAAATCATTTTGCCGCACATTTGAACCGGAGAACCAAAAACTGATTGATCACGAACGTATGACCATGGGAACAGATCATACCATCATCGGTTCTCTGCTGACCGAGCAATGGGGGTTGAAACCTGATCTTTGCCAGGGGATAAAATGTCATCACGATATCATGAACCATGTGGAACCGGACAGCCACAATGGTATCCTGCAAATTTCGGAATATCTGGCTTCTATGTTTGGGTATATGGCATACCCGGAAACACAACAAAAATTAAAATCCCCGCCTCTGCTTTTCCACATCAAAAAAAATATCATGGGCTACCGTGCCATTATAGATGATCTGCCCCAGGAAATTACAAGGGTTAAAGAGATTTATTCCCTTGGAGACGATGATACTGATGAACTTATTTGA